The Miscanthus floridulus cultivar M001 chromosome 6, ASM1932011v1, whole genome shotgun sequence genomic interval GCGGCGTCGGGCTCGCCGTCCACGCGCGGGCGCTTGGCATCCTCGCCGGTGCCGTTCGCCTCCGCGTCGGCGCTGACCTCCTCCAGCTCCCGCCTGTTATCGACTTCGGTCGTCGCGGCCTCCTCCTGCAGCGCGGCGACGGCGGAATCGGCGGCCGCGGGATGCTCTTTGGGGGCTACTACCTCCGGAGGCGGCATTGGCGGCGCGGCGTCAGCGTCCGCCATGAGGGACGAAAGGattagggtttttttttttttggagggtTTTCAACGCCCCGTTTTTTTAAGTTCGCATTATCTCACTCAATTTTTTTTTTTCGAAAGTTCATTTTTCCTTCCTAAATTCCAAAACCGGATaaaacacctccctcaacttttaaaacagtTCATCTCACCTCCCTAACCcggttataagcagttttgaaggcggtttttttttatttcggctgaatttttaaaaaatcatagtaaatcacagaaaaaatataaaataaaaaaatttaattttgttggactccacatgaatagatctacacagtgaacatataatatagtatgctttagtacaaagtttttgttgtaaatTTAGATCTATACTTTTAtgtaattaaataaaataattcatacctgcagtttctatggtctaattgtggtgaaatttttatggtgggctaattattatatgtttaaactgtagtaaaaattttacactcattggatcatgtataacttagttatagattttatttaggtttatgcttgttaaatataaataaatctataactaagttatatatgatccaatgagtatgaaatttttactacagttcaatcatacaataagtagcccaccataaaaattttatcacaattggaccatagaaactacagctatgaattattctatttaattatagaaaaacatatATCTAAAGCCAcatcaaaaactttgtactaaagcataccatattatatgttcactatgtatatctactcatgtgaagtccaaaattggattttccattttatgatttttctgtgatttactatgctttttcaaagattcagccgaaataaataaataaataaagacaaaacCGTCTTCAAAATTGCTTATAACAGGGCCAAGGAGGTAAGttaaatggttttaaaagttgagggaggtgttttgcTCGGTTTTGGAGTTCAGGAAGCAAAAGTGAACTTTCACGAAAATTGATAGAGATAATATggacttttttcttttttttcttctccacTATATGTTGGTTCCAAGGCTGTCCAACCAGGCCGCCGGCGAGATGTACGAAGTGGAGGCTCCGATTCCGGACGTGCGGTCCAGCAAGTTCGTTGGGCCGTCCAACAAGCTGGACACCAGCGGCTACCGGGAATCAACACATTCTGGGGAAAGCAGCAGGATATACAACTTCATCTGGGGCAGCCGTGCCCCTCTCAGGGTACATTTCTTCGGGTGGTTGCTGCTACAAGAAAGAATCCAGTGCAGAGTGAACTTGTACACACAAAAAAACATGTCCTTGATGACGACGTCTGTGAGCTATGTGGACAAATCCTGCGACCATCTCATCTTCCAGTGCTCGGTTGCCAAGGCCATCTGGAACCACCTCGGTTGGCGCAATCTTCAACTCCCAGTCGTTAATCAACTTTGGGAAATGCCCAAGCCGGCAGGTGTCCCCCAAAGTTCTTCTCGACGATGATTCTTCTATGCTGTTGGGAGATTTCCAGCCTTGCCGCGGCGCCTACTGGCCGCTTGCAAGGATTCTTGTCGACTTTAGAGCTTCCGGCTAAAAGTGGATGACCCATAGATAGTCGACAAATGGTGTGAAATGTTTGTAATGAATTAATCTCTCCCTATCCCCTAAGAATGTAACCTCGATGACAATGGGTCTCCCGACCCATTAGGTGCTTGTGCACCCTCAATCCACCGGCTTGCCGGAATCGATGGAAAACTATTCGGTGGAGCTCTCACCCCTCCGGTGACatcttaaaaaaaataaaaatcacaCAGATGGACTTGATTTATATTAAAAGTACAAAGTTGTGATGGCATTCATCAAGGATGCAGCCCATTGCATAACATGCTTATATCAATATAATAGTAGGTACAATAATGATATTATAGCCAAGCAAATGCTGACGTAGATGAGAGAAATGAGAGCTCGACTCTCATAGTCTCATGCAAGCAACAAGCTGGACACGAGAGCTTATGCAGTGGTAGGTCTAGACATCAAGTGAATGTGAGGAGGATTAGAAAAAAGAATGTAGGGCATGCATAAaagtagtagtaataataataataaagtttATTTAAGTAAAGTTTGTAACAAAAAAGCTCAGCATCATTACTCAATAGTAATGTGCTAACTCATCATTAATATTAGGAGTGTATTTGATCATATGCAAAAGGATATGAGACACACAAAGGATTTCCATGGCATCTAAAAAAGGGATAATAGAAGATCAATGGCCAGGAATAGGGAGTTTCTTAGAAACAAAGGTCTGTGTTGTGTTGTAAGGGTTCTTGCccattttttttaatataaagaTATGCAGTTCTCGTGAATGATCGGGAAAAAAAATGGAAGAGATGCACCTGTTTGGTTAAAGGGGGGAAATCAAACATTGCCAAcatactactccctctgtcctaataTATAAGACGTAAACATTTCTTATTTAAGTTCCATAATACAAGACGTGCTCTCCCTATATACACGTGCATTGATGTCGTAGTACTAGTGTTAAGAGAGAATTAAATAAGTTTTTTGTCTTTGAATTAGAGATGGTACAACTTGTATACTAGGACAGGGATTCTACAACACTTTGTCGAATCAAACGCTCTTTCCAATACATTAACTCTACGAACATAACTGGACGCCGCGTGTTACAGGTGGGGGTGTAATATTTTGATGGTTCATTGGAAGTAACAGATTAGGGCGTgtttagatccaaattttttttgggttttggctactgtagcaattcgtttttatttgacaattagtgtctaattatggactaattaggtttgaaagtttcgtctcgcgatttctcacccaactgtgcaattagttttttttcgtctacatttagtactccatgcatgtgccgcaagattcgatgtgatgggtactgcacaaaaaattttggaaactaaacaagcccttagtAGTGTGATAGCCATCAATACTTAGGTCAATCTCAGTGGGAGTTTTATAGGCATTAAATATACTGACATGTCACTGTATTTATAACAAAAGAGATAATAaaagtttcatggggatgaaactttTTTGCACTGTTTTCTAACATTTGAGAGTGTTGGAAAATGGAACATGAAACTACCACCGAGACCGGCCTTACATTACATCCCGTAGAGAATTTTTAATACAACTTAATTTAGTTCGAAAACACAGAGATGGACTTGATTTATACTCAAAGCTGACTGAAGGAAGCAGCACATTGCATAACATGCTTATAACCACACACAAACAGTCCAGAAGTTTGTAATAAAAAAAGCTCAAAGTCATAAGTAATGCCCTAATCCCTCACTAATATTAGGAACATATTTGGGCCAAGGAGGTTGCTCTAGGAACCTACCTATCCAGCGAGGCCCTAATTATTAGTATTAAGAGTATAAGTTTTAAAATATATTATACCACAACTAAATATATGGAGAAAACTTAATTTTCCTCTTTATTTTAAAAGGGAACGAGTATTGCTTTGTACTACTAGATAGAGATCAAATAACAGCACTATGCCACCACAAAAACCACTGATTATTGTGCTGGTAATTTAGAAGAGATGTGCAGAACTGTATATCACACATTCACACTTTTAAAACGTTGAGAACGAATTTTTCACCTCCTATTAGAATATAGACTGCAATTATTACAATTCAATTAACTTGAATTTTGACAGTAACATAGAGTTCTGACGGCAACTACTTCTGCCTCTGTCTTTGCCTTTAAGTATACTCAGATTTCTTCAAAATAAAGGTAAAACTGTTGCTACCTCATGAGGCCCAGCCAAACTTCTTCATGACATCCTTGGTTCTCTTTCGAAGCCTCATGAACACGATGACCATGCAAGCCAGCACCCATGGTGGGAAGCTCGCGTTGCCAAGCTTAGATGACTGAAGCCACTCTGGCATCTTGGCCTGCTTCAGTAGCACTGCAGCTACCACAGTCATAGCAGCGACGCCAATCACCATCTTCGTGATGGGCTTCAGCAAAGAATCCTAGACCATCATCAAAGATACAAACGCATGATATGAGGAGAAAATTGGCTATTTGTCATATACTAACCTTATAGGCGACAAGGTATGCTAAATCAAGGAACAAGTAAGGTGAGGCGAAATTGATGTGCAGTGGTGTTTGTGGGTGCTGCTTCTAAGATGACCTTGGGCTCGCCGTCTAGGAAGATCGTGGAGCCAGGGGCGTAGGTGAGGAGGGAGCGGCCGTTGCGGGGGTTGAAGCGGATGGCGACGCCGCGTTTGCGGGCGGCGGGGTCGAAGGCGAAGACGGACTTGAGGCCGTGCTGCTCCAGGATGTCGCCCACCTCCAGCTGGTCCTGCGTATACCCTCCCAGCTGCGACCGGAACACGGCCACCGGACGCCCGCGCCGGAACAGCTGCACCTCCACCTCCGGCGCCGAGGCCGCCGCCCTTGATCCGGGCTTCTCTTCTGAGGAAGGGGCCGTGGCTGGAGATTCCTCCTGGATGGCGTCGTCGCTGGTCTCCGCGGCGactgccggcgccggcgccacgGGCCTGTCAGCTTCCGACTCCATCTCGATCGGGTTCAGGGGAACGGAATCTGGTGCTCTGGCCGTCTCGTGCTTGAGAGACCCAGCCACCCAGGTGCTAAGTAAAGTTGTTACTGGGCTGGGCCTAAAGTTGGCAAAGGCCCAGATTTGATATATTCCTCTAAGTAAGTTTtagattttttgaaaaaaaaaaccccGAGACATGAAAACCTCTAGGaaagaaaacaaaaggaaaaaccATGAATATCTGAGGCACTTCACCTCTTACACTTCTATACAGTTGTACTCCTACAAAGGACAAATTGCATTGACATTTGGCAAGAAAGTATTGTAATTGACATGATAGTAATTTGATCAGCAAACCTCTGAAATTAATTCATGATCAGGACTAGTCCTCTCCAACTGCAAGCTCAGGCCATCGACGACGTTGTAAATCTCAGCTGACCTTGGGTGATACGTATCCTGTACCAGGAACCTGTGCACCTCGCCGTCTAGTTCGATCCAACTGTAGGCGGACAGCTTCTGCAAGTTCTTGCTCCTCATCAGGTCTCTGATCTCCCTCACATCACCCCAGAGCCCTGCGTCAGCATAGATATTGGACAGCAGAACGTAGATCGACGAGTTATTGGGCTCCAGTGCCACAAGCTTGCCCGCGGCGAGCTTGGCAAGCTCAACGTCCGAGTGGACTCGGCAGGCGCTGAGCAGCGTGCTCCAAATCACCGCGTTTGGTTCAACTTCCATGTCGCAGATGAACTTGTAGGCTTCCCACAGCCTGCCAGACTTGCAGAGGAGGTCCACTATGCAAGCGCAGTGCTCAACTTGAGGAGAGACATGTTGCTTCTTCTTCATCTCTTCGAAGAATTCTATGCCTTTGTCTACCAAGCCAGCATGCGTGCATGCTGTCAATAGCGCGACAAAGGTGACTTCATTGGGCTGAATCccatctcctaccatctttctgTACAAGGCGATTGCATCTTCTGCAAAGCCGTTCAGTGCTAGGCCTCTGATCATGGAGTTCCATGTAACGACCACCTTCTGTTCCATCCGGTCGAAGACACTGCGAGCTCTGGCAACATGCCCGCACTTCGTGTACATGTCAATCAGAGCAGATCCTAGATAGCTGGTTAGTGGCAGTGTCTGACTCTCGATATAGTTACCAATCTGTTCTCCGAGATCATCAGAACCCAGCTGAGCACAAGCAGACAATACACCAACAAGAGTAACTTCGTTTGGCTTGCAATTGGTTGCCTTCATCCTCTCAAACAGCTCAAGAGATACATGTGGTCTCCCATTTTGTGAATAACCAGCAATCATGGTGCTCCATGCTACGACATCCCTTCGTGGCA includes:
- the LOC136456464 gene encoding uncharacterized protein; the protein is MESEADRPVAPAPAVAAETSDDAIQEESPATAPSSEEKPGSRAAASAPEVEVQLFRRGRPVAVFRSQLGGYTQDQLEVGDILEQHGLKSVFAFDPAARKRGVAIRFNPRNGRSLLTYAPGSTIFLDGEPKDSLLKPITKMVIGVAAMTVVAAVLLKQAKMPEWLQSSKLGNASFPPWVLACMVIVFMRLRKRTKDVMKKFGWAS